The genomic stretch tggctaatacagtgaaaccccatctctactaaaaatacaaaaacattagctgggcgtggtggcgggcgcctgtagtcccagctgctggggaggctgaggcaggagaatgccgtgaacctgggaggtggagcttgcagtgagccgagatcgggccactgcactccagcctgggtgacagagcaagactccgtctcaaaaaaaaaaaaaaaagaaaaaagaaataaggaaatgagACGCGTGAATATCTATGCAAAGAGTTCCAGGCAAATGCATTGGCCCCGAGGCCGGGATGTACTTGGCAATTTTGTAGGGCCTGTGATATAGGCCAGGGGGAGGATGTcagattttattctaaaagtAATAGAAAGCCTTGGAGGATTTTGAACAGAGGAGTGATAAGACCGGACTTATATTTTAAGAAGGTGTGGTAAATAGACTAAGGGAGGACAAAAATCAAGAAGTCCAGGTGAGAGATAATGGTGGCACGGCATAGGACCATAGCAGTGGGGACGGTGGTCAGTCATATTTGgaactttatttacttatttttaaatagagctAATGCAAAAGGCTGGTATGATAGTTTCGGTGGGGtatgggagaaaggagaaaaaggtgATTCCTTAGATTGAACATTTGCAATTGAGTAAAGTGCAACTGGGGAAAGATGTCTGTCACCACTGGATATGAGGGTCTCAAGTGCAGAGGAAACGGTATTCCAAGGCCTGCATGTAATCATCTGGATGACATCTGACTGAGAAGTGGTTAGAGAACTGAGTCCTGGGGCAATCCAATAATCAAATGTGCCAAATGCTGCTGACAGACGGAGTAAAATGAGGACTGGGAACGACCACTGGAAGTCACTGGTGCAGGACATATTGGGGTCAGCGGTGAGGAGAAAAGCTGGATTGGGGTATGCTCAACGTAGGTGGATTTCTTCAGCAAATAAATTGATACGTACGGGGGAATTAAAATGGGGgagtccgggcgtggtggttcactcctacaatcccagaactttgggtggCAGAGGCGGGAGCTCCAGAtgagcctcgccaacatggtgaaaccctgtctctactaaaaatacaaaaaaagaaaaaaaaaaaatagctgtaaccccaagctactcgggaggctgaggcacgagaatcgcttgaatcccagagactgaggtggcagcgagccgaaatcgcgccactgcactccagcctgggcgaaagagagagactccgtctcaaggaaaaaaacaacaaaaaaaccctgcatgTTTATATTTTCGAATTTGTATGTAAGACGTCTTAATTGTATGcgttaaattaaaaaagaaacgaCAAAAGGATGGAACTACCAGCAGCGACTAAGTCAGTAAAAGAGTGGTAACGGGGAAGGGGTGGAATATATGCAGGCGCAAGAGCAAGCGTTTCTTTTGGAGGTTATTTTCGTGTCATAAATTTCAAAATTCCTGGAAGTCTTACAAGAGCATGTTACACATTAAAACATAAGATTGTTTCTGGTCAATAAGGggtctataaaaaataaagcaataaggtgtcttgtttaattttatgccttaatttaaaaagacatgaaggaacAGAACCCGCAGCTacgatttttaaaagtcagtaacGCGGGGTATGGGAGGAGTCAAATATAAGCAAGCGCAACAGCGAGGGATCGGTCTGAGGCGGATCTAGAATTTCGTTAAAGGACAGCTCCTACAGCCAATCAAGGACAGAATCGGTGGCTCCTTCCGGGAGGAGACCGGAAGTTAGTTTCGGCTGCAGAGGGGAAGGCGGCTACCAGTGTAAAGCCAGAGCTGAGGTGAGTGGGCGGCAACGGCTTGGGTCTGCCGCCTGTGTGCGTTTTTTTCTTCCGGACCCTGCAGCTTCCTCTGTGCTGGGCTGGGAACTGGGGAGGCATGGCTGAGTTCGGCCTCCGAAGGCGCTCTCTTGTCTTTCGCGAGCGCGGAGGCCTCGGAGTGGACAGCTAGGAGGAGGGGGCTCTAAGCGCGGCCGTCTCGGGGCTTCCTCCGTGTTGGGACGCCGAGTCGGAGTGGAGGTTGGAAGACCTGGCGTCTAGTCCCCGCGCCGCTGTTTTTCTAAGCTGTGTGGCCTTTGGCGAGTCATTTGCCCTCTCTGGCTCTTTGTAACATGAGAATAGCCCTCCCTACCCTTCCTTCTTCTGGGAGCAGTTGTGAAACAGCTGAGATATGAGGGTAGGCGAGGGCGGTAGATCCCAAGCCTAATCGTCAGGTCCATCTGGAGAGGTTTTTAAAGCGACATTCCAGGGCCCATAGACAGAATGAATCAAATCTCTGGGGCTGGGACCCTGGAATATCTTATCGTCTTCTGGTGAAGCTCCTTCTCCCGCAGTAGAACAAACACTAGATGTTGGATCTTGAGTCTAAGAACCAGCTATGATGCTTGGCTctggttttattaaaataagaccTCCATCGCCTTTGAAAAGTTCCGTCTAGAGAGAcagtagagaaagaaatataatttttgtgaTATGCAAGTTCTTATTGCACAGTTAGATGCTTCACGGCTTAGGAATATAAGAGAGCTTGCCCTTTGGAGCTAAAGGGACCTGGGATAAGAATTCCTATTGTACCATTTATTAACCTTTTGTTCTGGGGCAACACTTCCCCTCATTGAGTCTTGGGATCTTCACCTCTAAAATGAAATTGATGATAGAACTTAATTCGTGGTaccgtgtggtggctcacgcctgtaatcacagcactttgggaggccgaggcaggcggatcacgaggtcaggagattgagaccatcctggctaacacggtgaaatctggtctctactaaaaatagaaaacattagctgggcgttgtggcgggcgcctgtagtcccagctactcaggaggctgaggcaggagaatggcgtgaacccgggagtccgaacttgtagtgagccgagatcgtgccactgcactccaacctgggtgacagacgagacactgtctcaggaaaaaaaaaaaaaaaaatgcattttgaagtaCCAGGTCACTGTTAATTCCTTGATTTTGGTAATTGTGCTGTGGGTAGAAGAAAACATTCTTGTCATGagaaaacacactgaagtattcAGGGGTAAAGGAATGAGAAACCAATAAAGCAAATGAaggaaaatgttaacatttggagAATCCGAGTGAAGAATATGaagtgttctttgtatattcaTGCACTTTTTCTGTAATCTGAATTtatgttaaaagttttaaaatgttggctgggcgtgatggttcacacctgtaatcccagcactttgggaggccaaggcaggaggactgcttgagctcaggagttcgaaacaagcctgagtaacatggcaaaactctgtctctacaaaatatacaaaaattagcagggcgtggtgacatatgcctgtagtcccagctgcttgggaggttgaggtgggaggattgcttgagcctaggaggtcgaggctgcatcATCCTATGCACCACTGTGGCATAGTGGAAACTCAGGGCCGCGCCACAGCTGCCCTCAGTACCTCATGAATTCTAAGTATAATATTGCTTCTAGTAGAATAGTTGCCCCACCTGATGTTAGAGGGTGTTGTATCTTGAAACTCTGATAACACCAATCTAAAGGAGCACTTAATAATCTTCTCATTGGATGGTATACCTAGGCTTAAGGTAGAGTAAGTAGAGGTTATTATGGCCATAGAAGATACTGGGTTTCAACCGGGGGTTTGACATTTCTGTGATAGTTGTAGAGAAGTTAATGTGTCCATAcagcccaggcgtggtggctcatgcctgtaatcccaccactttgggaggccaaggcgggcagatcacctgaggtggggagttaaGAGTgctgccaacatggcaaaatcccgtctctactaaaaatacaaaaattagccagacatggtggcgcacacctgtaatcccatctacttgggaggctgaggcagaactgcttgagcccaggaggcggaggttgcagtgagctgagatcgcaccactgcgctccagcctggacatcagagcaagactccatctcaaaaaacaaacaaacaaaagttaatATGTCCATATAAAATTGCATAGTATACTGTGACAAAAAGGGTATGGAACTGAATCATCGTTTCATTCAGGAACTTTGGATAATATCATGTGTTTAGGATTTAGCAATGTTAATTTTGTCAGAGTGTTTATGAGGATACAAGTAAGTGTTTGCTACTGGAAATAAATCTGTAACATAAAGCAAAAGTGATTGTGATATGAGATTGGGAGACAACCTGTGTAGTTTTGTTATGGAGTAGAGAAATGGGGCATAACTGGTGAGGGGCATGGAGTCCAGAAGATTTTCTTTAGAGATGAGAAGATGCTACAAATTTTTTAATGCTGATGAAATTATTAGAGAATGGAAAATATGTGAATGGTTGAGAATATAATGTCTACTTAGAAAAGATGGCAAACTTTCCCTATCATAAATGTTAGTTTTAGAAACCAAGGAGATCATCTTATCTTGGGCCCCATACTactggaagaaaaggaagaaaatattccaCCTGTAGTTATGAAATGTAACAGGTTTGTTTTATGGCTCTAATAAATCTTTGGTCTGTGTCCATAGGTTATTGTTAGTCCACAATGGGTGAACCACAGCAAGTGAGTGCACTTCCACCACCTCCAATGCAATATATTAAGGAATATACGGATGAAAATATTCAAGAAGGCTTAGCTCCCAAGCCTCCCCCTCCAATAAAAGACAGTTACATGATGTTTGGCAATCAGTTCCAATGTGATGATCTTATCATCCGCCCTTTGGAAAGTCAGGGAATCGAACGGCTTCATCCTATGCAGTTTGATCACAAGAAAGAACTGAGAAAACTTAATATGTCTATCCTTATTAATTTCTTGGaccttttagatattttaataagGAGCCCTGGGAGTATAAAACGAGAAGAGAAACTAGAAGATCTTAAGCTGCTTTTTGTACACGTGCATCATCTTATAAATGAATACCGACCCCACCAAGCAAGAGAGACCTTGAGAGTCATGATGGAGGTCCAGAAACGTCAACGGCTTGAAACAGCTGAGAGGTTTCAAAAACACCTGGAACGAGTAATTGAAATGATTCAGAATTGCTTGGCTTCTTTGCCTGATGATTTGCCTCATTCAGAAGCAGGAATGAGAGTAAAAACTGAACCAATGGATGCTGATGATAGCAACAATTGTACTGGACAGAATGAACATCAAAGAGAAAATTCAGGTCATAGGAGAGATCAGATTATAGAGAAAGATGCTGCCTTGTGTGTCCTAATTGATGAGATGAATGAAAGACCATGAAAgatgtttctctttccttttttccttttgataatGGCATcctatattagttcattttcttttggacAGTCTTAAGAGAGGTTTCACTAAAAATGTAAACAGCTTTAATCTTGACTCCAACTTTTTCAATTATGAGATGTCATAGGCAGTAATTTTGCTGTATAACAAGCATAGACAAATGAGTACCCTGCACTAAGAATAAtcactttaaaaagcaaagtgtTACCTGCTGTTGTATGGGACATTCCTATGTTTTGGAGTTGCAGTAAAACTTTGATGATAACCTCAATAATAGCAAAGTTTTCGTCTTTGAAAAGGGGATATATCATTTGCTTTAAGAATGATAGATAAATGGGTATCAAGCTCtataaatgtaaaactgaaaTCTTTAGACTTATTCCATTAAAAATTTTGCTTAAGCTCCAAAAAGTTGCATAACATGATAGAGAGGAGCCCAGTAGAGTTATAAaacagaaactttattttttcctcatgacTGCTCCTGTAAACCCACTGTCTCAGTCTTTTCTCCCTATCCTGAATGGACTCTTGCAGGGAAGTCccataaattgttttttttttccagtcactCAGGTAATAAGTCCTTTGGTCACTTTAAGTTACAGACATTAATTTTAGTAATTAAGATGTCTGTGTCATTAgctacacattttctttaaagcTAAGCTCAGACTTGCTTAAGTCCACAATGGGAAAGGGGTTTGGTGGCAGAGACTGCTAGGTGTCTACCAAAGATTCTTGCTCTTTGAAGATATGTCGTCAAGATGTGGCAACCCAGCCAGGGACATTTCCCTACTCCCAGCATCTCTGTGAGAACATTTGACTAAGTTCTAGGTGGTGAAATGTGGGCATAGGAATCCAGGCTTGCCCCATAAACATTTCTTGCATGATCCTCCGTTCTCTTCTCCCAGCTGCTGTTTGGATGGTCATATCTCGGATAAGTTTGGAAGCCACCGTAGATGGCAGAGATTGTCAGTCTGGTTCTTTGAATGACCGTGAGGACTAAGTCTTCCTTTCAATAACTCCACTCTGCCCCTAGCTAATTAGACTTTATGTGAgcactttcttctcttcttcccccgACTGTCCATCTGCTCTTCCACCAAGGTGTTAGTGGAGAGTTGACCTTCTGTCTGAGGATCTGTGCCTGCCATTTTCCTAATGTAGGCCGGTGGTTCTTAAAGTGTGTggtcctggaccagcagcattggtATCACTTGGGGACTCactagaaataaaagttttagtaTAATCCATaggttcagaaaaataaaaaataaatgaaggttCTCTGGCTCCATCCCAGGCCTTTTGAACCAGAAACTTCTGGGTGTAGGTCCCAGCAAGCTGTATTTTAAGAAGTCTATGTGATTATGATACATGCTCAAGATTAAGAAccattgaggctgggtgcagtagctcactcctgtaatcccagcacttcgggaggccgaggcagacggatcacctgaggtcaggagttcgagaccagcctgaccaacatggggaaatcccgtctctactaagatacaaaattagctgggcttggtggcgcatgcctgtaatcccagctactcgggaggctgaggcagtagaatcacttgaaggtgggaggcagaggttgtggtgagctgaggtagcgccattgcactccagcctgggcaacaagagcgaaactccatctcaaaaacaaaaaagaaccattAAGAGGCAATGCCTTTCCCCAGAtgtctacttttttatttcttccttagcCCCTGGTTTCTAGCATAGGGATTTGCTCCATTGAACTTTCATTGGTCCTAGAGCTAGCAAAATTCACATTAAAATGATTAtagggggctgggcgcagtggctcatgcctgtaatcccagcactttgggaggctgaggtgggtggattgcttgaggtcaggggtttgataccagcctggccaaaatggcaaaaccccgtctctactaaaaatacaaaaattagccgagcatagtggcaggcacctgtaatcccagctactcgggaggctgaggcacgagaattgcttgaaccgggggggtggaggttgcagcgagccgagatcgtgccactgcactccagcctgggcgacagcgaaactgtctaaaatatatatgtatgtatgtatgtatatatatgactaCAGGTCAGTTCTCTATGAAATGTGCATGCTGTGCTTTCACAGATCCAGGGACTGTAAGTTATCCCTAGGTAGACACTATCAGATAGGCAGTTAGTTGGCTagtctcaatttttgtttttttctggtacaGACCTTTGGGCCTATATATACTGGTATAGACCTTTGGGCCTCAGAGACTTCAGAGGACATAGTTCAGGCTCTCAAGCTTAAACTGAAGTGGGGAGCATCCCTTGTGAAGGAGAAAGGTGGAAATTGCTTAGCACTTGAACAACTCTCCAGagaaaattctctttctttgacTCTGAGAACCTTGAGGAAGGTGTTGGGCTGAGGTGCAAAACCAGTTTTTGGCTACTTTGAAAATCTTTGTGTGTAAAAAACAGAATCACATAAGAGCTACAACACTTATAtatgaacatgtgtgtgtgtgtgtgtgttgtggggaggggCGTTGAGGGATTAAAATGCCACCGgggggccaagcacagtggctcatgcctgtaatcccagcacttagggaggctgaggtgggaggatggttttaggtcaggagtttgaaactagcctaggcaacatagcgagattgtgtctctacaacaaattagaaaaaaaaaaaaatgccattggggAGGATCTGATCTTGCAGGTCTGTGAGTAGGACCCGACATAAATTCCTAAAGGGTTCTGATATGAACTCTTGCTATTAGAGTGGAATGAAAAAAAAGCTCTATTGGCCTGATGGTTGTCACAAGTTTAAAAGGCTATATAAGGTCTTTTTAATCTTGTGTTAAAATATATCTCTGCACACCTGCTTATAATGAATATTCTTGAAAGATTTATTCATTGAAGTGAAATATCTGGAAGGATCACCTTTTTAAGCAGCTTTTGAAATGACTGATGCCCAGGCCCCACACTGCGgagattctgatttcattttttgtacTGGGGTACTAGCATTGGTTTTAAGAAATCAGAAGATGATTCTCTTGCACAGTGGTTACAGAATGTTGCATTAATCTGTGCTCTGTTACTGCTGACAAAAACCCTACTTGAACTAATTTAAGCAAAAAGATGAATTTATATAAAGGATATGAGGTATGGGCCAGGTGGAGTGGCCCACACttataatcctagcgctttgggaggctgatgtgagaggatcacttgagctcaggagtttgagaccaatgggggcaatatagtgagaccttctctctattacaatttaattaaaaaaagaaaggatatggGG from Nomascus leucogenys isolate Asia chromosome 2, Asia_NLE_v1, whole genome shotgun sequence encodes the following:
- the MED7 gene encoding mediator of RNA polymerase II transcription subunit 7, with the translated sequence MGEPQQVSALPPPPMQYIKEYTDENIQEGLAPKPPPPIKDSYMMFGNQFQCDDLIIRPLESQGIERLHPMQFDHKKELRKLNMSILINFLDLLDILIRSPGSIKREEKLEDLKLLFVHVHHLINEYRPHQARETLRVMMEVQKRQRLETAERFQKHLERVIEMIQNCLASLPDDLPHSEAGMRVKTEPMDADDSNNCTGQNEHQRENSGHRRDQIIEKDAALCVLIDEMNERP